Proteins from a genomic interval of Euleptes europaea isolate rEulEur1 chromosome 18, rEulEur1.hap1, whole genome shotgun sequence:
- the LOC130490972 gene encoding keratin, type I cytoskeletal 19-like isoform X3 — MSFSSNNYLRSTSSTLQPTGPSLGSSIYRQTSIKKYRAPSVHGGAGGYGTRISTGVNYGGGSWGSFGGGFQPNAFTNDLLLAGNEKVTMQNLNDRLASYLEKVRSLETGNSHLEKRIREWYENTSPATRQDYTAYYKTIEDLQNQIAAARLDNTQLVLQIDNTKLAVDDFRVKYETELGLRQSVENDTAGLLRLIDDLTLIKADLEHQVEGLKEELAYLKKNHEEEMARLRQQLSGTVTVEVDAAPSIDLAQIMDNMRQQYETMADKHRQEAKQRFEKQIEEWNVEITTNSQQVESNRNEITDRRRILQGLEIELQSQLGLKTNAENAVAEIEARYGVYLAQIQASIANVEAQLLQLREDMERQSSQYNSLLDIKVQLEAEIATYRRLLEGEDSGIWRFPAFITDLQKKNKIRKIKTVVEEMVDGKVVSSQVREREEKM, encoded by the exons atgtCTTTCTCCAGCAATAACTACTTAAGGAGCACAAGCTCCACTCTCCAACCCACTGGACCAAGCCTAGGCAGTTCTATCTACAGACAAACATCCATCAAAAAATACCGAGCACCCAGTGTCCATGGAGGAGCTGGTGGTTATGGAACCCGTATTTCCACTGGTGTCAACTATGGTGGTGGCTCTTGGGGTAGCTTTGGCGGTGGTTTTCAACCCAACGCTTTCACCAATGACCTTCTTCTTGCTGGCAATGAGAAGGTGACCATGCAGAATTTGAATGACCGTTTAGCTTCGTACCTGGAAAAAGTGCGCTCCTTAGAAACCGGCAACTCCCATCTTGAGAAGCGGATCCGGGAGTGGTATGAAAACACCTCCCCTGCCACTAGACAAGACTACACCGCATATTACAAAACGATTGAAGACCTCCAAAACCAG ATTGCTGCAGCACGACTAGATAACACCCAGCTCGTCCTGCAGATTGACAACACCAAGCTGGCTGTCGATGATTTCCGAGTAAA GTATGAGACTGAGCTGGGGCTCAGACAAAGCGTGGAAAATGACACAGCGGGGCTGCTGAGACTAATTGATGACTTGACCTTGATAAAGGCTGACTTGGAGCACCAAGTGGAAGGGCTGAAGGAAGAACTGGCTTACCTCAAGAAGAACCATGAAGAG GAAATGGCAAGATTGCGCCAGCAGCTGAGCGGCACGGTGACAGTGGAGGTGGATGCCGCTCCAAGCATTGACCTCGCGCAGATTATGGACAATATGCGTCAGCAATATGAAACCATGGCAGATAAGCACCGCCAAGAAGCTAAGCAACGGTTTGAAAAACAG ATTGAAGAATGGAATGTGGAAATAACCACCAATTCCCAACAAGTTGAGAGCAACAGAAATGAGATTACAGATCGGCGACGCATTCTCCAGGGCCTGGAGATTGAACTCCAGTCCCAGCTTGGTTTG AAAACAAATGCGGAGAATGCCGTGGCAGAGATTGAAGCACGTTATGGGGTGTACCTGGCCCAAATACAAGCCTCCATTGCGAATGTGGAGgcccagctgctgcagctgcgGGAAGACATGGAGCGGCAGAGTTCCCAGTACAACAGCCTCTTGGATATTAAGGTCCAGCTAGAGGCAGAGATTGCCACTTATCGCCGCTTGCTGGAAGGAGAGGACA gtgggatctggagatttcccgcttttataactgatctccaga AAAAGAATAAAATTCGGAAGATCAAAACCGTTGTTGAAGAGATGGTTGATGGAAAAGTGGTGTCATCCCAagtcagagagagagaagagaagatgTAG
- the LOC130490972 gene encoding keratin, type I cytoskeletal 19-like isoform X2 yields the protein MSFSSNNYLRSTSSTLQPTGPSLGSSIYRQTSIKKYRAPSVHGGAGGYGTRISTGVNYGGGSWGSFGGGFQPNAFTNDLLLAGNEKVTMQNLNDRLASYLEKVRSLETGNSHLEKRIREWYENTSPATRQDYTAYYKTIEDLQNQIAAARLDNTQLVLQIDNTKLAVDDFRVKYETELGLRQSVENDTAGLLRLIDDLTLIKADLEHQVEGLKEELAYLKKNHEEEMARLRQQLSGTVTVEVDAAPSIDLAQIMDNMRQQYETMADKHRQEAKQRFEKQIEEWNVEITTNSQQVESNRNEITDRRRILQGLEIELQSQLGLKTNAENAVAEIEARYGVYLAQIQASIANVEAQLLQLREDMERQSSQYNSLLDIKVQLEAEIATYRRLLEGEDSRYQFPSRICNPRRSSTTTRKIKTVVEEMVDGKVVSSQVREREEKM from the exons atgtCTTTCTCCAGCAATAACTACTTAAGGAGCACAAGCTCCACTCTCCAACCCACTGGACCAAGCCTAGGCAGTTCTATCTACAGACAAACATCCATCAAAAAATACCGAGCACCCAGTGTCCATGGAGGAGCTGGTGGTTATGGAACCCGTATTTCCACTGGTGTCAACTATGGTGGTGGCTCTTGGGGTAGCTTTGGCGGTGGTTTTCAACCCAACGCTTTCACCAATGACCTTCTTCTTGCTGGCAATGAGAAGGTGACCATGCAGAATTTGAATGACCGTTTAGCTTCGTACCTGGAAAAAGTGCGCTCCTTAGAAACCGGCAACTCCCATCTTGAGAAGCGGATCCGGGAGTGGTATGAAAACACCTCCCCTGCCACTAGACAAGACTACACCGCATATTACAAAACGATTGAAGACCTCCAAAACCAG ATTGCTGCAGCACGACTAGATAACACCCAGCTCGTCCTGCAGATTGACAACACCAAGCTGGCTGTCGATGATTTCCGAGTAAA GTATGAGACTGAGCTGGGGCTCAGACAAAGCGTGGAAAATGACACAGCGGGGCTGCTGAGACTAATTGATGACTTGACCTTGATAAAGGCTGACTTGGAGCACCAAGTGGAAGGGCTGAAGGAAGAACTGGCTTACCTCAAGAAGAACCATGAAGAG GAAATGGCAAGATTGCGCCAGCAGCTGAGCGGCACGGTGACAGTGGAGGTGGATGCCGCTCCAAGCATTGACCTCGCGCAGATTATGGACAATATGCGTCAGCAATATGAAACCATGGCAGATAAGCACCGCCAAGAAGCTAAGCAACGGTTTGAAAAACAG ATTGAAGAATGGAATGTGGAAATAACCACCAATTCCCAACAAGTTGAGAGCAACAGAAATGAGATTACAGATCGGCGACGCATTCTCCAGGGCCTGGAGATTGAACTCCAGTCCCAGCTTGGTTTG AAAACAAATGCGGAGAATGCCGTGGCAGAGATTGAAGCACGTTATGGGGTGTACCTGGCCCAAATACAAGCCTCCATTGCGAATGTGGAGgcccagctgctgcagctgcgGGAAGACATGGAGCGGCAGAGTTCCCAGTACAACAGCCTCTTGGATATTAAGGTCCAGCTAGAGGCAGAGATTGCCACTTATCGCCGCTTGCTGGAAGGAGAGGACAGCAG atatcagttcccctcgagaatatgtaatcccaggagatcttcaaccaccac TCGGAAGATCAAAACCGTTGTTGAAGAGATGGTTGATGGAAAAGTGGTGTCATCCCAagtcagagagagagaagagaagatgTAG
- the LOC130490972 gene encoding keratin, type I cytoskeletal 19-like isoform X1: MSFSSNNYLRSTSSTLQPTGPSLGSSIYRQTSIKKYRAPSVHGGAGGYGTRISTGVNYGGGSWGSFGGGFQPNAFTNDLLLAGNEKVTMQNLNDRLASYLEKVRSLETGNSHLEKRIREWYENTSPATRQDYTAYYKTIEDLQNQIAAARLDNTQLVLQIDNTKLAVDDFRVKYETELGLRQSVENDTAGLLRLIDDLTLIKADLEHQVEGLKEELAYLKKNHEEEMARLRQQLSGTVTVEVDAAPSIDLAQIMDNMRQQYETMADKHRQEAKQRFEKQIEEWNVEITTNSQQVESNRNEITDRRRILQGLEIELQSQLGLKTNAENAVAEIEARYGVYLAQIQASIANVEAQLLQLREDMERQSSQYNSLLDIKVQLEAEIATYRRLLEGEDSSYIFLFPEKNKIRKIKTVVEEMVDGKVVSSQVREREEKM; this comes from the exons atgtCTTTCTCCAGCAATAACTACTTAAGGAGCACAAGCTCCACTCTCCAACCCACTGGACCAAGCCTAGGCAGTTCTATCTACAGACAAACATCCATCAAAAAATACCGAGCACCCAGTGTCCATGGAGGAGCTGGTGGTTATGGAACCCGTATTTCCACTGGTGTCAACTATGGTGGTGGCTCTTGGGGTAGCTTTGGCGGTGGTTTTCAACCCAACGCTTTCACCAATGACCTTCTTCTTGCTGGCAATGAGAAGGTGACCATGCAGAATTTGAATGACCGTTTAGCTTCGTACCTGGAAAAAGTGCGCTCCTTAGAAACCGGCAACTCCCATCTTGAGAAGCGGATCCGGGAGTGGTATGAAAACACCTCCCCTGCCACTAGACAAGACTACACCGCATATTACAAAACGATTGAAGACCTCCAAAACCAG ATTGCTGCAGCACGACTAGATAACACCCAGCTCGTCCTGCAGATTGACAACACCAAGCTGGCTGTCGATGATTTCCGAGTAAA GTATGAGACTGAGCTGGGGCTCAGACAAAGCGTGGAAAATGACACAGCGGGGCTGCTGAGACTAATTGATGACTTGACCTTGATAAAGGCTGACTTGGAGCACCAAGTGGAAGGGCTGAAGGAAGAACTGGCTTACCTCAAGAAGAACCATGAAGAG GAAATGGCAAGATTGCGCCAGCAGCTGAGCGGCACGGTGACAGTGGAGGTGGATGCCGCTCCAAGCATTGACCTCGCGCAGATTATGGACAATATGCGTCAGCAATATGAAACCATGGCAGATAAGCACCGCCAAGAAGCTAAGCAACGGTTTGAAAAACAG ATTGAAGAATGGAATGTGGAAATAACCACCAATTCCCAACAAGTTGAGAGCAACAGAAATGAGATTACAGATCGGCGACGCATTCTCCAGGGCCTGGAGATTGAACTCCAGTCCCAGCTTGGTTTG AAAACAAATGCGGAGAATGCCGTGGCAGAGATTGAAGCACGTTATGGGGTGTACCTGGCCCAAATACAAGCCTCCATTGCGAATGTGGAGgcccagctgctgcagctgcgGGAAGACATGGAGCGGCAGAGTTCCCAGTACAACAGCCTCTTGGATATTAAGGTCCAGCTAGAGGCAGAGATTGCCACTTATCGCCGCTTGCTGGAAGGAGAGGACAGCAG ctatatatttttatttccagAAAAGAATAAAATTCGGAAGATCAAAACCGTTGTTGAAGAGATGGTTGATGGAAAAGTGGTGTCATCCCAagtcagagagagagaagagaagatgTAG
- the LOC130490966 gene encoding keratin, type I cytoskeletal 12-like isoform X1 codes for MALSIRSSSGPRHFSSRSALGGGSFRLSSTGSSGSMGGGFGGGSLHSFGGGGSSGLGWGSGYGGGLGSGFGGGSVAGFTGVFGAGGEGNLLSGTEKETMQNLNDRLAAYLDKVHSLEEANTELERKIREWYEKNGPGVGGPAAGKDYSKYYPIIEDLRNKIINATIDNARIVLQIDNARLAAEDFRLKFENEVALRQAVEADINGLRRVLDELTLTRADLEMQIESLSEELVYLKKNHEEELQGFQSNATGQVSVEMDAAPGVDLTKLLNDMRAQYEAVAEQHRKEAEAWFNEKSGELKREISSNSEQLQSGKNEVTDLRRTLQSLEIELQSQLAMKKSLEDTLAETEAGYCSQLSQMQLQIENLETQLFQVRADMERQNAEYQQLLDIKTRLEMEIETYRRLLDGEIGSFESASVASTKSVDSTPDPTKTRKIKTIVEEVVDGKVVSSQVKEIEEKL; via the exons ATGGCTCTCTCTATCCGATCATCTTCTGGACCTCGGCATTTCTCTTCCCGGAGTGCACTTGGTGGAGGTTCTTTTAGGCTTTCTAGCACCGGTAGTTCAGGGAGTATGGGGGGAGGATTTGGTGGGGGGTCTCTTCACAgctttggtggtggtggcagtagCGGTTTAGGATGGGGCAGTGGATATGGTGGAGGACTGGGCAGTGGTTTTGGAGGAGGTTCAGTTGCTGGTTTCACTGGGGTCTTTGGTGCTGGGGGTGAAGGCAACCTTTTATCAGGCACTGAAAAGGAAACCATGCAGAATCTGAATGACCGCCTAGCCGCCTACCTGGATAAAGTGCACTCATTGGAGGAAGCCAATACTGAGCTGGAACGCAAAATCCGTGAATGGTATGAGAAAAATGGACCAGGTGTTGGTGGTCCTGCAGCTGGCAAAGATTACAGTAAATACTACCCAATAATTGAAGATCTCAGGAACAAG ATAATCAATGCAACTATCGACAATGCCCGGATAGTCCTTCAAATTGATAACGCAAGACTGGCAGCTGAGGATTTCAGACTTAA ATTCGAGAATGAAGTGGCTCTTCGCCAGGCTGTCGAAGCTGACATTAATGGGCTGCGTAGGGTCCTGGATGAATTGACTTTGACCAGGGCTGACTTGGAAATGCAAATCGAAAGTCTGAGTGAGGAACTGGTGTATCTCAAGAAGAACCATGAAGAA gAACTCCAGGGTTTCCAGAGCAATGCCACTGGTCAAGTCAGTGTGGAAATGGACGCTGCTCCAGGGGTTGATTTGACCAAACTTCTGAACGATATGAGAGCTCAGTACGAGGCAGTTGCTGAACAGCATCGGAAAGAAGCTGAAGCCTGGTTCAATGAAAAG AGTGGGGAACTGAAAAGAGAAATTTCCTCAAATTCTGAACAGCTTCAGTCAGGAAAAAATGAGGTCACAGACCTGAGACGTACTCTGCAAAGCCTGGAAATAGAACTGCAGTCTCAACTGGCTATG AAAAAATCTCTTGAAGACACCCTAGCAGAAACAGAAGCAGGATACTGCAGCCAGCTCTCGCAAATGCAACTTCAGATTGAAAACCTAGAAACCCAGCTTTTCCAGGTCCGTGCAGACATGGAAAGACAAAACGCAGAGTACCAGCAGCTCCTGGATATCAAGACCCGGCTGGAAATGGAGATTGAGACTTACCGCAGACTACTTGATGGCGAGATTGG CTCATTTGAAAGTGCTTCCGTGGCCAGCACGAAGTCAGTGGATTCCACTCCTG aTCCAACCAAAACCAGAAAGATCAAGACAATTGTTGAAGAGGTGGTGGACGGCAAAGTGGTTTCATCCCAAGTTAAGGAAATTGAAGAAAAACTATAA
- the LOC130490966 gene encoding keratin, type I cytoskeletal 12-like isoform X2, protein MALSIRSSSGPRHFSSRSALGGGSFRLSSTGSSGSMGGGFGGGSLHSFGGGGSSGLGWGSGYGGGLGSGFGGGSVAGFTGVFGAGGEGNLLSGTEKETMQNLNDRLAAYLDKVHSLEEANTELERKIREWYEKNGPGVGGPAAGKDYSKYYPIIEDLRNKIINATIDNARIVLQIDNARLAAEDFRLKFENEVALRQAVEADINGLRRVLDELTLTRADLEMQIESLSEELVYLKKNHEEELQGFQSNATGQVSVEMDAAPGVDLTKLLNDMRAQYEAVAEQHRKEAEAWFNEKSGELKREISSNSEQLQSGKNEVTDLRRTLQSLEIELQSQLAMKKSLEDTLAETEAGYCSQLSQMQLQIENLETQLFQVRADMERQNAEYQQLLDIKTRLEMEIETYRRLLDGEIGNLTWYPTKTRKIKTIVEEVVDGKVVSSQVKEIEEKL, encoded by the exons ATGGCTCTCTCTATCCGATCATCTTCTGGACCTCGGCATTTCTCTTCCCGGAGTGCACTTGGTGGAGGTTCTTTTAGGCTTTCTAGCACCGGTAGTTCAGGGAGTATGGGGGGAGGATTTGGTGGGGGGTCTCTTCACAgctttggtggtggtggcagtagCGGTTTAGGATGGGGCAGTGGATATGGTGGAGGACTGGGCAGTGGTTTTGGAGGAGGTTCAGTTGCTGGTTTCACTGGGGTCTTTGGTGCTGGGGGTGAAGGCAACCTTTTATCAGGCACTGAAAAGGAAACCATGCAGAATCTGAATGACCGCCTAGCCGCCTACCTGGATAAAGTGCACTCATTGGAGGAAGCCAATACTGAGCTGGAACGCAAAATCCGTGAATGGTATGAGAAAAATGGACCAGGTGTTGGTGGTCCTGCAGCTGGCAAAGATTACAGTAAATACTACCCAATAATTGAAGATCTCAGGAACAAG ATAATCAATGCAACTATCGACAATGCCCGGATAGTCCTTCAAATTGATAACGCAAGACTGGCAGCTGAGGATTTCAGACTTAA ATTCGAGAATGAAGTGGCTCTTCGCCAGGCTGTCGAAGCTGACATTAATGGGCTGCGTAGGGTCCTGGATGAATTGACTTTGACCAGGGCTGACTTGGAAATGCAAATCGAAAGTCTGAGTGAGGAACTGGTGTATCTCAAGAAGAACCATGAAGAA gAACTCCAGGGTTTCCAGAGCAATGCCACTGGTCAAGTCAGTGTGGAAATGGACGCTGCTCCAGGGGTTGATTTGACCAAACTTCTGAACGATATGAGAGCTCAGTACGAGGCAGTTGCTGAACAGCATCGGAAAGAAGCTGAAGCCTGGTTCAATGAAAAG AGTGGGGAACTGAAAAGAGAAATTTCCTCAAATTCTGAACAGCTTCAGTCAGGAAAAAATGAGGTCACAGACCTGAGACGTACTCTGCAAAGCCTGGAAATAGAACTGCAGTCTCAACTGGCTATG AAAAAATCTCTTGAAGACACCCTAGCAGAAACAGAAGCAGGATACTGCAGCCAGCTCTCGCAAATGCAACTTCAGATTGAAAACCTAGAAACCCAGCTTTTCCAGGTCCGTGCAGACATGGAAAGACAAAACGCAGAGTACCAGCAGCTCCTGGATATCAAGACCCGGCTGGAAATGGAGATTGAGACTTACCGCAGACTACTTGATGGCGAGATTGG AAATCTTACATGGT aTCCAACCAAAACCAGAAAGATCAAGACAATTGTTGAAGAGGTGGTGGACGGCAAAGTGGTTTCATCCCAAGTTAAGGAAATTGAAGAAAAACTATAA